Sequence from the Rhinatrema bivittatum chromosome 6, aRhiBiv1.1, whole genome shotgun sequence genome:
ccagattggaaagtacccgCCACTAGGTCAGTGAGACCCAGAGAGACAGGGTGACTGATGTAATCCTGGATGCTCTGAGTGGTctggtgccactgtgacctcagggtccattgggctctgcacatgtgtaaatgtgccaagggaatAACATGGGCAtttgcggccatatggcccaacagcctcaacatgtgccaggctgacacctgctgactCTGTTGAATTTCTGCTGCAGTGGTCACCACGGCAACCGCCTTCTGGCAGGGCAGAAAGGCCTTTActtgagccgtgtctagcagggttcctatgatgtccaattgaggtgacgggctgagatgggactttgggtagttgagaatgaaccctagttactccaacacccaaatggtcaagCCCATGGATCTGATAGccctgcctgagacatgctcttgaccagccaatcgtccagttaTGGGAAGACATACACTCCTAGGCTGCGATAGTGTGttgccaccatggccaggcattttgtgaagacccatggggcgGACACAGCCTGAATGGCAACACTCGGTACTGAAAGTGCTGTGTTTCTATCACAAATAGGAGATACTTCCTTTGACCTGTGAAAATCTCGATATGAGTATATGCGTCCTTTTGCAAACATGGGatcaaggtacccagggaaatcatcttgaatttttctctttttagaaacttgctcAAGGCCCTTACCTTTAAGATTGgttggagtcctcctgttctctttggaatcaggaagaacCTGGAGTAAATcctcaccctctttgccctggtggtatgggctTGACTGCCCGGCTGTTAAGAGGGAGAGCTCCATCTGCAGTACCTCCTTGATGCGCTACTGGCCCCCAATGTGGGCATGGAgagcaatttggtgggacacccagtAGATTCAATTAGTACCCTTGGCGGTTGATGGACAGAACCCCATGGtcagaggttatactgggccactggttcgcaaaaaaactgcagcctgcctctgagcGGAGGGTCCATTGTCCTGGGTACAGGCAACTAGCTTACGCTGTCTATGGCCCAGTTAAAACTGCATCTTCTGAattgactgaggagctggctgggttTTGGGGGTTCTCTGCTGCCTGGTACGGCTGCcggagccctgatggtgttgacgggagcaaggaggcggaggatagtacttctgGCGAAAGAGACTTCCTTGGCCCTGGTCTCGacagcctcctggatgaggaggatgggtccaaAGTATTGGTGGAGAgttgtttgagggtctcatggtggttcCGAAGTTAggatgagggatgctgtggcccatctccaaagagattctctccagtacacggcCCGTCAGCTAGTAGTTCCTGTACCTCTGATGGAGATCCAAGGCCCGCAGTTGTGCCATGCTGTGGGCgcagattcctgctgcagagactatgcCGTTTCAAAAATATCGTaggtcacatttatttatttaacacctttttttataccgacattcgtgggtacatcatatcggtttacatggaactaagagaaatacagtgaaccgggggggggggggggggggggggagtggaagaaacgGGGGTATAACAGGGTAAAGGCATAACAGAAGAAGTGTAATGGATGCAACTAACAAGAGAAATAATATTATATAATGAAAGGTATAATAATAAACATGAAATAGCATAATGATAATCACATGGAAGATAACGAGATGacaataatataataaattaGCTTGATAATAATAACGTAGGAGGGTAATCAAGGGAGATGCTGGAAGACCTATGCTGGGAATGCctgctgaaagagccaggtctttagctttttcctaaatttgtactggcagggctctgtgcggagatcagtgggaagaaTTTACTCAAGGTCAcatggacctcatgttttccgcaTTCCAGCCCCTTGagcaccagcaacatgagggtgtcgtgctgctgttgaggcagctgctcagccaccttcTGCGCTTACTTCCAGATGTTTTGCCTTTGAGGATCActgatggacatggtccggggGCAGAGGTGAAAACTGGACGTGGCCACGACGGGTGAAACAAAAGGGATGCAAACTTGAAAGCAATGGCGGCGGGCAACGATGGCAAGTTGGCAAGTGGGCACCAAGGCACCGccactatggggggggggggggaatcgacTACAAAAGGAAACTACCTGAAAcgccaaaaaccctgactagaGACACTATGGGAAGGCACTGAGAGGGATCCGGCCACAGAATCAAAGGGAAAAAACCGTGAAAATGCAAAGAGCAAAAATGTTTTCCACAAGgctaaaaacagccaaagtgGGCTCAATCACACCACGAGTCTTGTAGctccgcagaaaagaagagactgaagaggggacccctTGTGGATGTGTGATATAGGGCATGTTGGGCACGCTCAGTGTAccttgtcaaagttctagaaactgacatggTTTCCATAGTGAGgctccctctgatgatgtcacctatgtgtgaggacttccatcctgtttgtcctcggaGCAATATACTATCTGGAACAATCTGAGTAAGTATTAGtattatttgtaatccacacacctgttcatttttttttttaggcgtTCAAATACTTTTTGCAAAGCACTGTATTTTTCATGTCTTAGCTTCTTAAGATATAAAACTTATTTACAAGTCCATCCCTTTTTTTACCCTTGTGCTTCTTTGCCTAGATGACTCAGTCATAAAACATTGAAAGACTTCAATCAAGATTTCCATCTGAGCTTTCTCTGTATTTAGCTTCTTTGATATGGGCCAGAAAGATCCTTGCCAGAAACAAGCCTGTCAAATACAGAAATGCCTGCAAGGTaatatatgcatttattttatttgcttcagCTGTAGTTCAGCATGGAGCATTTAGTACAGCCTCATGGTTCAGTTACGTGTCAGTGTATTAATTTGGTTCCTATATGGCTGTAGTAGTGCCAGTAGTATCATATGTATCACacagtccccgtcccccccagGTAAGTAAGCCATAGGTAAAAATGTTCACTGAAGttgagcaaacattttctttactcaagtgctttaaaaaaaaaaaaaaagttaattccctatgcagtaagctaatggaatGCTAATAAATTGAGTTTAAAACAAGAAGCGTGCTAGCAGGAAAAGGTGCACACAACAATGCTTAGCACACATAAAGCATGATGTATTTGCATTAACCATGTCAAAGGCAACACTTTAGGTAAGTCCCAACCACAGGACCTGCATATTCTGAACTCGAAATTCAGCCTCATGGCCTAACACTAGCTCCAGATACTTTTAActtcacctctgaccaggagttaaatgtCCAGCCTGAACAAAACATGATTGAAGCCTATGCATAGAGAAGTTTAAATTTGTATCCTAAACTCCTTGTTAAATCTGGAGTAAATTTATATATACCAAAATGCGGGAGTCGGTAATTTTTGTTCTGGGTAATGTTCACACAGCATTGGGTTGCAGTGCCTATACATAGTCTGTCTGTCTGCAGAGTCGAAGTGCGGAAACATGTAGAGCATGCAACTAATGTGAGATGGCCCAAACCAGGGCCAGCAGCAGATATCATCTGCAGTAGGAGCTCTAGGACTATATGGCAGCGGCAGGAGATGGGTGCCACACCATCAGAAACAGCTATGAAGGCAAATTGACCCAGGCATGTACATTAATTTGGCATGGTTGCAGCGAGACTTGATTTGAGGCCTAGGGCCACAGCAATGACAAACCTCAGCCTAAGATCTAGCAATCAGCAACAGGAGTCTCGGTGCTTTGTGATCCACTGCCGCTGAGGAGGGCCGAGACATTTGGCATACTGGCTATGATATTAACCTTCAGCTACTGAACTGCAGAAGTGACAGCAGGAATGGCAAAAGCCAGCAGTCTACCAAGTCTAGGGATTAGGAGGAATTGTGATGGAAATGTTTAGGGGAAATCGAGAATGGGGGGGTGGGCGGAAATGAACACTCACACATGGTGAAAAACATTGATGCTGAATCAACCTGAACCAGGGCAAGCAGCAGAGTCTGATGGGGCTGGGCCAGGAAGAAGAGAGTGATTGATGGGGGAGAGAGCTATAGTCAGGGCTGTCACAAGGCATGTGAAAGCCAGGCACCAAGCCAAGATATAGTGAGAAAAAGAAATGTAATAGtgtactgctgctgccacctctcTTCTGGGGCCTGCATGGTTCAcgcatcagctgtttgaaccacaTGGGCTTTAAATATAGAGTGCCATACAACTCAACAGTGGATCAGTGCCCTGCATGGGCTGCATCAGAAAAAACATCTGCCACAGAGCAAGGAGACCTTCCTTATTTGAAATGCCAAGCCCCTTTATGCGCATAAGATCCTGGAAAGAAAGTGGATAAAATGGCTCAATTCAGATGAAAAGTCAAAATTACTTTTGGCAAAACGTGGGGTGAGGGTGGAGCACTGCTTTGTCCTGCAAAACTGCAGTATGGAGAGGAATGAACCAGTGCTTATAGTTCAGAGTCTTCTAGCTGAAGTGATGGCAACTAGAACCACCACTTTCCTAGGTAAGGAACTTTTAAGGAAGCTGACTCCAGCAGTGCGTGTGGCAGCTTCAGCATCTGCTGCCATTGTGATATAGCCTGCATGACACTACGAGTAAAACCACCTCCATTTAAAACTGCTGGTAGATGTATGGATGGGTAGGGAGCCGAGGCCCGGTACAATGCAACCTTCGGCTCAGACGCGTGCCACTTCTTCCTCTTTATACCAATGAGCTCGCAAGGCATGCAGCAAGGGGTTGAGACCCCTGCACTGACAGATCCAGGAGCCAGCGCCACAGAGTGGGGAGATTTGATTGAAAAGCTCCTGTGTGACTTGGCACAGAGGAGTAACGACCCTTAACTTTTCATGACCTACAAAGTTCTTTCATCTTCTGATGTGACCTCTAGCAACAGAAATATCAGTTGGCTGAGCTGTGGTCTGGCTCCAGGCATCTGTAACAAACATCATGGCTATCTGTATTGGACATCTTGCAGCCACATTTGCCATCCCTGAAGCCACGGAGCTGGCCTTCTCGGAGCTgtatggccttttctttttttaagcagCATTGACTAGTTGTGTGAGATAGCAATGCAACTTGCAGCAGGTTTGGAAGAAAAAAGGTTAAGCAGTAGTTCAAAGTACCAAAAAGCAGAGAGCGAGAGTGTACATGTCCTTGTGGAagttaagacaaaaaaaaacaaactgcggATCTCATGAGGCtaacacatgctcagtaaagtaaCAGATCTTACAGCTGGGGCagttctgcatactttatattggtcaaaacacaatttacatgaaagtctaattacattttaaatcaaCTTTGTAATAAAACTTTCTGTattaagaatttaaaatattttgagaattgccctagaaattcactgtaatacacatacacacacatcccctcatacaggctccctcactctcacacatcccctcatacagagtCCCTCTCACAGGCTTCCTATGTCTCTCACTcatcttcacacaggctagcaccctcacatatacacaatccctttttcatatacaCGAGCTCTCTCACGCATCAGTCCTTCAATCTGATATAGGCTCCTTCTCTTGCGCatttcttccccccctccccccccccccttctgctctCACATACCtacctctctacacacattcactctcaccaggcccttcatcttcactgcgagcGGAGTGCATCCTGTGGCAGGCCGGGGCCTTCATGGTCACCATAAATGGCATGTACTCCATTCATGGCATGCTGGGGGTCTCCTTTTTCTGCACAGAATCTGGTAATTCTGCACAGGGAGGGAATTCTGTGcgctgcagtagtgcagaattccaccAGCACTGAGTTCTGATGAGCTCACATAGATGGCTTTGTTCAGCAGTACCTCATACAGCCATAGCTCATGGTTAGTTCGGCCCTGTTGTCGATGGAGAAAAGTTTATTATGCTATTACAGCCTCAGTTGCATAGCCTGAACAATTTTTCATGTGCTTAGGTTGGTTATTCAGTCTAAAGCTAGAATGCCATGTGGGAATTTTCAGTATGGCCCTTTCTCTGCACCAACTACCTGAAGCCCAGACCTTCATCTTAAACGAGGCACTATAGGTCCTTGAGGAGATGGGAGATGTACAACATATTGCATCCCCATTATGACTTTTCCTTACTAATTCATGATTAAGTTTCACGgtgtgtttttttcccccaattgtAGCTAACAATTACATGGAAAGTAAGTGTGAAGTTGTCATGAGGGAGATGCGTCTGTGCTGTGCTCGACAACCAAGAGGAACATCGGCTTCTTGTTCTggatttgaaaaagaggaggaatcaAAAGAGAAGCTGAACAATAACAGCACATCAAATTAAAAATCCTGGCCCCTGAGCCTGAGAACACACACTCAGCACCCACCAACATTCAGCTCGTGGCCTAGACCTGCACTATCCCATGCACACAAAGAGAAACAAAAGACTAGTTAAACTACTATTCTTACATCTGTTCATTACAATCTTAAATAAAAAATGCAGGGTTTTCAGCTCTGTTTATCACCTTCACTGCTAAAGTTTACTTGAGCTTCTTTCATGCACATGGAAGGGACTGGTAAGGGCAGAGAacagggacagggaggggatATTTGACAGTGTATAGTGTGttatatttgttttgaaaatgttcaaTAATTTCTGGATGAGTGGATATTGGATACCTTTGCTATTGTTACTTATGTCTTGAAAATACAATAacgttttatttaaaaaaaaaaaaaaaaaaaatgcaagtttgGGATATAGCACCCCTGCCTTTTCCAAAGGGGCAGTACCATTTTCTAAGGATGGAACTTGTTTATTACGAGACCTGTTTTCCTTTATTCTCATTAAAAGAGGTGCTCAAGAGTTCTTAACTGAAGATATTCTAAAAGGAAAATAGAGAACAGTTCCACACTTAAATGAATGATTAACAGGGGCTGGAAGTGTGGAAGAAATAACGCTCCTTATAAGTGCATTGTTATTTAATTCTTTATTCCAGTGAAACTCCCAAGACTTAAAAGTATTCCAAtcacataatgggccagattttagtagctgcatgcaacctggcacgcacaaatctacgccaattttataacatacgcaccgagccctaggggagccccgatggctttccttgttccctcagagggaactttccttccaccccccacccccccccaaaacctttgtttactaagttgcgcctgcctccaggcaggcgtaagtTGTCCATGCCTGCCGAGtgctggcgcgtgatcccccggcatggccgctgtgccggaagcctctgtcccgccccgcccacaaagccccgggacatgcgtgcgtcgccgggcctatgcaaaataggctcggtgcgtaaccctttgaaaatctggcccaataggAAGAGTATATGaagggagaaattacttacctgataattttgtttactttagtgtagacagatggactccagcccaatgggttatgtgctcttctgctagcagatgggagactgagtcagatttcagaGCTGATGTCACTCTAGCTATATCCCTGCActaagctcagctcttcagtattctcttcgaaaagctattgtggatatatctttgcccAATAAACTTGATTAAACCTGGTTCAACTGATTCAAAACTGGAGGCCGCCAGTGCACTTAACCAATTAACGCTGACACTGgacaactgtgggtgtcttgaactaaggGTAGGCCgcagcttacccgtatttgcttagtctcgcgGTTTGCTTCAGAGgttctccttctctggggcagccgtgggtgggatgctgagtccatctgtctacactaaggaaaacaaaattatcaggtaagtaatttctccatttcctagcgtacagccagatggactcaggaccaataggatgtacaaaagctacccccagacagggcgggaggctgcccgtggcccacttaatattgcccttgcgaaggctgttgcttctcgggcctgcacatccaggtggtagaacctagagaaggtgtgcatggaggaccacgtcgccgcctgacagatctaggcaggtgacagcagcttggtttctgccaaAGAGACTGCCTGCGCCCTCGttgaatgagccttaacctgtagtggtaagggctttcctgcctctatgtaggctgccttgattacttctttgatccagcgggctatggtcaccCGCGAGgcagcttctccttgcttcttcccactgtgaagaacgaacatgCGGTCCGTTTTGCGTACTGGTTCCAATCTTTCCAGATATCGCAATAGAAGTCTGTCGACATTTAAGTGGCAAAGAAGGCatagtcttcagagtccttatgttcatccggagatggcctggttcaaatgaaactcaaagaccactttcggtaggaaggaggggacggtgcaCAGCTGTATgtttccaggagtgaacctaaggaatgcAACGAGCTGAagatattgccaccaggaataccatcttcaatgttaagaggtgtGGTGACAGACCGtgcattggtctgaaggaagcccctgctaggaagtctaatactagattgagattccatagcagcaccggccactttaggggtggtctgaGTTGTTTAATCCTTTTCAGGCAGTGGGACAAATCCGGATGAGATGATAGTCTGATACcgtccacttcggctctgaagcaggacagtacggctacttggaccttgagggagtagAGTGACAACACTTTCTTCATACTGTCCTGTAGGAAGTTCTTtgtgaagaatcgggccctgtCAGAGAAGaaccctgtgtggaggtagacacagagagtcccctgtgatgttctatcttgcggatgatcttgcccagtagcagccacgggggaaaggcgtacagtaagtcttcctctggacAAGAGCATCTATCCTTTGGGAGTGtagctctcgtctgcggctgaagaacctggggacttgggcattgaGATATGTAGcaagtagatccatggctggaaggctgtggtcgacagtgtccattcccctgggtccaggtTAAGTCTGCTGAGATGTCTTTTCCTGCGACGTGGGAGAccaatagaccctctcatggcatgggcagagataaacctacaagggatatctCCAACGGCACCtgctggttcctccctggcagctgATGTAAGCTACCATTGTAGCACTGTCCGACGTCTCTCGAATCGCTTTGCCTTGGAGTCTGTGGCGGAACTGCAGGCATGCTACTCTGATTgcttgagcttccaggcggtttatgttccattctgcctcttccttgttccattttccCTGGGCCATCGGTTcttgacagtgggctccccaccctcgcaggctcacaGCTGTAGTGATCaagatccagtttggtggggataggtttactcctctgcttaggtggtcttcctgtagccaccactgaagctgagaacatacttctgctggtagttggaggcaaattgtgtagtcctgggacagtgggttccatcgtgacagtaaagagcactggagtggtcgcatgagggcccttgcccacggaactacctccagggttgatgccatgaggcagtggacttgaagatagtcccataccttggggcatgcaTTGGTCATCTATCgttgtaattgttccatcagtttccttctcctcaggggagggaggaagactttgtgctgtttggtgtcgaaacgggcccccaggtactctagggatTGAGAGGgatgcagactgctcttgcccatgttcacaacccaaccgagttcctgcagtaggctcttgactctgctggtcacctgttggctctcttccgaagactttgccctgatcagccactcgtccaggtaagggtgcaccaagatcccttccttcctcagtgttgcgcCACGACcgccataattttggagaatgttctgggggcggttgccaggccgaaaggtagcactcggaactggtaatggtgacccagtatcgcaaagcgtagaaaacgctggtgatcttgatggactggaatatgaaggtagacTTCGGAGAGTCTAGGGAgtcagaaactctcctggttgtactgccattatgactgagcgaagagtctccatgtggaagtgtagtatccgcagatgactgttgacgttcttgagatccaagattggtcggaatgatccttccttcttgggaatgataaaatagatggaacaacgccccatattttgttggggcgtgggaaccggagttattgccttcagactggcTTGTCAgggtggcttccactgccagtctcttggtgtgggagtggcaggttgacatcataaatttgtctcgagagatgctgcggaactccagagagtaaccttctcgaatgatgtttagtacccatttgtccaacgtgatctcgacccatctttggtagaagagggcaagctgaccccctatttcctcttccaatggatgggtcggcccattctcattgtggagcccGGTCCTGCTCCTCTTTTGGTCTGTCggttccaaaagggctgggaccttctggaggggtgaggtgcctggaactgtgagttcctgtagggtTTAAAGCATCGTGAGCCTCTGCCCTTGATTCTTCTGGGAGAGGGATGCTgagatcttttattcctatcttccagtagccgaggcactggggattctccccacttgctggctaacttctccaattcgcttccgaacaagagagatcttttaaagggcattcttgtgagattcactTTAGATATCgtgtcagcagaccaattccgtagccatagttgtcttctggctccCACTACCAAGGCTacgcctctggctgaggtacgcacccgatctgagcttgcgtccgtcAGGAAGGCTTCTGCAGGTTCCATCGTGTCACCGGTATACGTtctggagttatttgcctctcgaGAAGATCAAGCAGGAACGTACCACCAGTGCGCAGCTTCAGGAAGGGACACCAGGATGGAGTTCTTCTTTGATTCCGCCATTGGGTCCGTACCTGGAattcccagagtcttcagagtctgggaaacaagggctggtaattcatccctgtggaagaagtgaagcatggttcggtatggttccaggcctggaggaatttctccttccaggGAATTGCCAtcctcatctgaggtgtctgaGTCCTTGTCTGGGGGATTCTTGGTTAGgcaaggcatgtctcgaggcatcggGGCAGGGCCAGGAGGATCTTATGCCTCCTGCCGGGGTTGAGTGTGGGgcgcagccggggctgattgtgcctgaacgaaggcttgcagccctt
This genomic interval carries:
- the CMC4 gene encoding cx9C motif-containing protein 4; its protein translation is MGQKDPCQKQACQIQKCLQANNYMESKCEVVMREMRLCCARQPRGTSASCSGFEKEEESKEKLNNNSTSN